One genomic region from Diachasmimorpha longicaudata isolate KC_UGA_2023 chromosome 18, iyDiaLong2, whole genome shotgun sequence encodes:
- the LOC135171044 gene encoding uncharacterized protein LOC135171044, with product MCTCQLAGRCRDWRVDREDTLSDNRCIRISIKGCVKLQQDRLRRNPRPTDWESFERIPEERLRVGRLRPCREDRLEDEVERIHLVLTEQSRRLGNRAHKSKRAEDWTLYRNVQREYKRLIKQSKELTWRTNCEELEALSRISSLRRVFSGGPAQGLGGITLTSRETITEPREVLEHLVRAHFPDSTIEHPGECPEADWTRTGGGDPDWELAARIVRLDRLRWAVDSFEMYKSPGPDGIHPALLRRGGSLLLG from the exons atgtgcacctGCCAGCTGGCGGggcgatgcagggactggagagtggaccgggaggacacactctccGACAATCGATGCATTAGAATTAGCATTAAGGGCTGTGTCAAACTACAGCAagaccgcctgcgcagaaacccaaggCCCACCGACTGGGAGTCCTTTGAGAGGATCCCGGAGGAAAGGCTCAGGGTAGGACGCCTAAGGCCCTGCAGAGAGgacaggttggaggacgaggttGAGAGAATTCACCTTGTCCTAACCGA gCAGTCCAGGAGACTCGGGaaccgagcgcacaaatcCAAGAGagccgaagactggactctgtacagaaatgtgcagaggGAGTACAAGAGGCTAATAAAGCaatcaaaggagctcacctggagaACAAACTGTGAAGAACTGGAGGCACTTTCACGCATCTCCAGCCTTCGCAGGGTTTTCTCGGGGGGCCCTGCACAAgggctgggtggaatcacgctgaCAAGCagagagaccatcacagaaccgcgagaggtccttgaacatctggttcgcgcgcacTTTCCGGACTCCACTATAGAGCACCCGGGAGAGTGCCCTGAGGCGGACTGGACGCGAACAGGAGgcggcgatcccgactgggagctagccgcaaGAATAGTAAGGTTGGACAGGCTGCGgtgggcggtggactccttcgaaatgtacaagagtccgGGTCCAgatgggatacatccggccctcttgcgaagagggggtTCATTGCTCCTGGGCTGA
- the LOC135171040 gene encoding uncharacterized protein LOC135171040 has product MIPETMVELDSSIEIIASPRSVINLILEREGEHAQHGPLNSAASTLTKPRKTIEEIEAVLVALGANLEQSNREDDYEVRCTPTQRQKELDQIAMQLDGSGNDDEGLALQSLDFIPLSRSNRSA; this is encoded by the exons ATGATCCCTGAAACCATGgtggaattggattcatcgatcgagatcattGCAAGCCCTCGatcagtaattaatttaatcctggaacgcgagggtgaaCATGCGCAGCATGGACCATTAAATTCCGCGGCCTCAACCCTTACAA aaccgcgaaaaactattgAGGAAATTGAGGCCGTTCTTGTGGCGTTGGGCGCTAATCTAGAGCAAAGTAATCGCGAGGACGATTACGAAGTGCGATGCACTCCAACGCAGCGTcaaaaagagcttgatcaaattgcgatgcaattggatGGAAGCGGcaatgatgatgaaggattggccCTCCAGAGTCTTGATTTTATCCCGTTATCACGCAGTAACCGTTCggcttaa